Proteins encoded in a region of the Planococcus shixiaomingii genome:
- a CDS encoding threonine aldolase family protein, producing MSETSRLTETFNQTDYQLVGHGKRNASVLKEAFENVDEHLESDRYGSGKVIEDFQAKMALLTGKDTAVFFPSGTMAQQIALRLWCDEKALKKVAYHPLSHLEIHEEDGLKELHNIQSVLLADKDRVIQLEDLTGLKEEIACLLLELPQREIGGQLPSFETLEKISAHCRSKGIKLHLDGARLLEVLPYYNKSAEEVCALFDSIYLSVYKGIGGISGAILAGDSEFIEKAKIWKRRYGGDLMSLYPYIVTADYYYEQRADRMGEYYEDAQELAILFNACRGVNTLPPKPVSNMFHVHFHQPKAQVAELLSDIQQQTGIGIASYLKEVDDTTCSYEVSMGDLYRNIPEKQIKTAFRLLDEKMKQLEEDS from the coding sequence GTGAGTGAGACAAGTCGTTTAACAGAAACTTTTAATCAAACTGACTATCAATTAGTTGGCCATGGCAAACGGAATGCATCTGTATTAAAAGAAGCTTTTGAAAATGTCGATGAGCACCTTGAAAGCGACCGATATGGATCAGGAAAAGTCATTGAAGATTTTCAAGCAAAAATGGCATTATTGACCGGAAAAGATACAGCGGTCTTTTTTCCAAGCGGAACGATGGCCCAACAGATTGCTTTACGGTTATGGTGTGATGAAAAAGCGCTGAAAAAAGTAGCTTATCATCCTCTGTCCCATTTAGAGATCCATGAAGAAGACGGGTTGAAAGAGCTTCATAATATCCAATCGGTATTATTGGCGGACAAAGATCGAGTTATTCAACTAGAGGATCTAACAGGATTGAAAGAGGAGATTGCTTGTTTGTTGTTGGAATTGCCTCAACGAGAAATCGGCGGACAGCTCCCAAGCTTTGAAACACTTGAAAAAATATCAGCACATTGCCGAAGCAAAGGCATCAAATTGCATTTGGATGGGGCACGGTTATTAGAAGTACTGCCGTATTACAACAAATCTGCTGAAGAAGTTTGTGCCCTTTTTGACAGTATCTATCTCTCGGTTTACAAAGGCATCGGCGGAATTTCTGGCGCCATCCTTGCAGGGGATTCTGAGTTTATCGAAAAGGCGAAGATTTGGAAGCGGCGATACGGCGGTGATTTGATGAGCCTCTATCCGTATATTGTCACCGCGGATTATTATTATGAACAGCGTGCGGATCGAATGGGCGAGTATTATGAGGATGCGCAAGAACTCGCCATCTTGTTCAATGCCTGCCGCGGAGTTAATACGTTGCCGCCCAAACCTGTTTCAAATATGTTTCATGTCCATTTTCATCAACCAAAAGCACAAGTCGCTGAACTTCTTTCAGACATTCAGCAGCAAACAGGAATTGGCATTGCGAGCTATTTGAAAGAAGTGGACGACACAACATGCTCATATGAAGTTAGTATGGGTGATTTGTATCGGAATATACCGGAAAAGCAAATTAAAACAGCTTTCCGGTTGCTTGACGAAAAAATGAAACAACTGGAAGAGGACAGTTGA
- a CDS encoding sugar transferase, translating to MKNWIKNFFDKGSSLIGLIILSPLLLLISFLIYLNLGKPIIFKQERPGYKGGIFVMYKFRTMNDKKDEKGEVLPDHIRLTKLGRFLRSTSLDELPELINVLKGDMSLVGPRPLAIEYLERYSPEQMRRHDVKPGITGWAQVNGRNNLSWGNRFKLDVWYVDNHNFFIDLKIIALTFIKVLSRDGVVVEGQSVGKSFYGNTEKEENI from the coding sequence ATGAAAAACTGGATCAAAAATTTTTTTGACAAAGGCAGTTCTTTGATAGGGTTGATTATTTTATCTCCATTATTACTTTTAATTTCATTCTTAATTTATCTGAATTTGGGCAAACCCATCATTTTTAAGCAAGAGCGGCCAGGGTACAAGGGCGGTATTTTTGTCATGTATAAATTTCGAACAATGAATGACAAAAAAGATGAAAAGGGAGAGGTTCTTCCGGATCATATACGTTTGACAAAATTAGGGAGATTTTTGAGAAGCACTAGTTTAGATGAGCTTCCAGAACTGATAAATGTACTAAAAGGAGATATGAGTCTGGTAGGGCCGCGGCCCTTGGCTATTGAGTACCTCGAAAGGTATTCTCCGGAACAAATGAGAAGGCATGATGTCAAACCTGGAATTACGGGGTGGGCACAGGTAAATGGGCGTAATAATTTATCGTGGGGTAATCGTTTTAAGCTGGATGTATGGTATGTGGATAATCATAATTTTTTTATTGATTTAAAAATAATAGCACTCACATTCATAAAAGTATTAAGTCGAGATGGAGTAGTAGTAGAGGGACAATCCGTCGGCAAAAGTTTTTACGGAAATACTGAAAAAGAAGAAAACATATGA
- a CDS encoding GNAT family N-acetyltransferase — protein sequence MTKIPDIYFLPEWGKSYESKDGGELKIFELENEVGHVFYQFVLRQVPVENGNAIYFDTITPYGFNGPLILRCEPDKKEELVASFNAEFQKYCEKNNIVAEYIRFNPWLKNKSDFEKIYDIEDNGSTVFIDLTVNDFFSEEFSSNSRKQVRRAWKNNVEIEYDFTGASIQEFHRLYNIMAKRNNINNYYLFTEEFLADSFKRLEGKQFIISAKHEGNYVSAALFIHHGDYLHYHLSANDPEYFHLAGNSLIVYEACRWGTENGKKELHLGGANNSLYRFKSGFTKRETLEFEVGTKVRIEEAYNLLVDYKKSKSEISDTNYFPLYRG from the coding sequence ATGACAAAAATTCCTGATATTTATTTTCTTCCCGAATGGGGCAAGTCGTATGAAAGCAAAGACGGCGGAGAGTTGAAAATATTTGAATTAGAAAATGAAGTTGGGCATGTCTTTTATCAGTTTGTATTAAGGCAAGTTCCTGTGGAAAATGGGAATGCCATATATTTTGATACCATCACGCCTTACGGCTTTAACGGACCATTAATCTTAAGGTGTGAACCTGATAAGAAAGAAGAGCTGGTCGCCTCCTTTAATGCCGAGTTCCAAAAGTATTGTGAAAAAAACAATATCGTGGCTGAATATATCCGATTCAACCCTTGGCTTAAAAATAAAAGTGATTTTGAAAAGATTTATGATATTGAGGACAATGGCTCCACTGTTTTTATCGACTTGACAGTTAACGATTTTTTCTCCGAAGAGTTTTCTTCTAATTCCAGAAAACAAGTTAGAAGGGCATGGAAAAATAACGTAGAAATTGAATATGACTTTACTGGAGCCAGTATCCAAGAATTTCATCGGTTATATAACATTATGGCAAAAAGAAATAATATTAATAATTATTACTTGTTCACGGAAGAATTTTTAGCCGACTCTTTCAAAAGGTTAGAAGGGAAGCAATTTATCATTAGTGCAAAGCACGAAGGAAATTATGTATCAGCTGCTCTCTTTATTCATCATGGTGACTACCTTCATTATCATTTGTCAGCAAATGATCCGGAGTACTTCCATTTGGCGGGCAACAGTTTAATTGTTTATGAGGCTTGTCGTTGGGGAACGGAAAATGGAAAGAAGGAACTCCATTTAGGCGGCGCTAATAATAGCCTATATCGTTTTAAGAGTGGGTTTACAAAAAGAGAAACTTTAGAATTTGAAGTTGGAACGAAAGTGAGAATTGAAGAAGCCTATAATTTGCTTGTAGATTATAAAAAAAGTAAGAGCGAGATAAGTGATACAAATTATTTCCCATTATACAGAGGGTGA
- a CDS encoding YciI family protein: MAQIDIKKFYAVLLPMLDAKKSQQFREEHLKFLMALRGSGQVYGNGRFVDGSGGLVIYMAASYEECEAMVKQDPYIENGARRYEIHEWDAVWTGS, from the coding sequence ATGGCACAGATTGACATTAAAAAGTTTTATGCCGTCCTATTGCCGATGCTAGATGCGAAAAAGAGCCAGCAGTTTAGGGAGGAGCACTTAAAGTTTTTAATGGCGCTGAGAGGCTCAGGACAAGTTTACGGCAATGGAAGGTTTGTTGACGGGTCAGGAGGGCTTGTCATATACATGGCAGCCTCTTATGAGGAATGCGAGGCGATGGTGAAGCAAGATCCTTATATTGAAAATGGAGCCAGACGCTATGAAATCCATGAATGGGATGCAGTCTGGACAGGAAGTTAA
- a CDS encoding glycosyltransferase family 4 protein, producing the protein MGNKVIHAVTSSISLNLMRGQLNYLQSQGYEVKVISSEGEPAKDFEEEEGVSVLRVNMEREISLVKDFKSLMQCIKVMRKEKPDIVTAGTPKAGLLVTLAAYICGVPIRIYKVRGLRMETATGIKRQILLTAEKISAASATHVLAVSPSLKQRVVELGIAPDNKVVILGKGSSNGFKLERFQKTEVLQERIAEKRKEYGLTEKHIVLGFVGRMTKDKGIEEMVEAFLELQKAHANLRLLIIGNYEEGDPVSEKVKQEVISNPNIIHAGFQKDPVPFYYLMNIFVFLTKREGFGNVSIEAALTGLPVIASNVTGAKDTIIDGKTGYLVDVTSNKDITEKINSLVSNSELRNQMALNGKKWAEENFSNEQIWHEMNRYYQTLLASKVGVLSDVKPS; encoded by the coding sequence ATGGGAAACAAAGTGATCCACGCCGTGACTAGTTCAATAAGTTTAAATTTAATGCGAGGCCAGTTAAATTATTTGCAAAGTCAAGGCTATGAAGTCAAGGTGATAAGTTCTGAGGGAGAACCGGCCAAAGATTTTGAAGAAGAGGAAGGGGTATCTGTCTTACGAGTTAATATGGAGCGTGAAATCTCTTTAGTGAAGGACTTTAAGTCATTAATGCAATGCATAAAAGTCATGCGAAAAGAGAAGCCGGATATTGTAACTGCAGGGACACCAAAAGCTGGTCTTCTTGTAACATTGGCGGCCTATATATGCGGAGTGCCTATCCGGATCTATAAAGTAAGGGGACTGCGGATGGAAACGGCTACCGGCATCAAAAGGCAAATTCTCTTGACGGCGGAAAAAATTTCAGCAGCGTCGGCTACTCATGTCCTGGCTGTTTCGCCAAGTTTGAAGCAACGAGTAGTCGAGCTGGGAATTGCTCCGGACAACAAAGTCGTCATTCTTGGAAAAGGCAGCAGCAATGGTTTTAAATTAGAAAGGTTTCAAAAAACAGAAGTTCTTCAAGAGAGAATTGCAGAAAAGCGAAAAGAGTATGGGTTAACGGAGAAGCATATTGTTTTAGGATTTGTAGGACGGATGACTAAGGACAAAGGAATAGAAGAAATGGTGGAAGCCTTCTTGGAATTACAAAAAGCACATGCTAATTTGCGTTTGCTTATTATCGGAAACTATGAAGAGGGAGATCCCGTCAGTGAGAAAGTAAAACAAGAAGTTATATCAAATCCGAACATTATTCATGCCGGATTCCAAAAGGACCCCGTTCCCTTTTACTACTTAATGAATATCTTTGTTTTTCTAACTAAGCGTGAAGGGTTTGGAAATGTTTCTATAGAAGCCGCACTTACTGGCTTGCCTGTGATTGCTTCTAATGTGACAGGAGCAAAAGACACGATCATTGATGGAAAAACTGGCTACCTTGTTGATGTAACTAGCAATAAAGATATCACAGAAAAAATCAATTCTCTTGTCTCTAATTCAGAATTGCGGAATCAAATGGCATTAAACGGGAAAAAATGGGCAGAAGAGAACTTTAGCAATGAACAGATTTGGCATGAAATGAACAGATATTACCAAACTTTGTTGGCATCGAAAGTGGGCGTACTGAGTGATGTTAAGCCGTCGTAA
- a CDS encoding lipid II:glycine glycyltransferase FemX has product MTNVPDIYFLPEWGKSYEGKDGGELKIFEFENNIGHVFYQFLLRPIPIENGQTIYFDIITPYGFSGPVIISCEPNKREELVASFNAEFQKYCEKHNIVAEYIRFNPWLNNKSDFENVYNIKDNGSTVFIDLTVDDFFADEFSSNSRTQVRRARKNNVEIEYDFTGASIQEFHRLYNIMAKRQNINDYYLFTEEFLTDSFKRLKGKQFIISAKHEGKYVSASLFLHHGDYLHYHLTANDPEYFHLAANSLIVYEGCRWGKENGKKELHLGGILEHTYRFKRGFTKRETLEFKVGTKVRNEEIYNVLVDYKKRENEIRDISYFPLYRG; this is encoded by the coding sequence ATGACCAATGTTCCTGATATTTATTTTTTGCCCGAATGGGGAAAGTCATATGAAGGCAAAGATGGAGGAGAATTAAAAATATTTGAATTTGAAAATAATATCGGGCACGTCTTTTATCAATTTCTTTTAAGGCCAATCCCTATTGAAAATGGACAAACCATTTATTTTGATATTATCACGCCGTATGGCTTTAGCGGACCTGTGATCATAAGCTGCGAGCCAAATAAGAGAGAAGAGCTGGTCGCTTCTTTTAATGCGGAGTTTCAAAAGTATTGTGAAAAACACAATATTGTTGCCGAATACATCCGATTCAACCCGTGGCTCAACAATAAAAGCGACTTTGAAAATGTGTATAACATCAAAGATAACGGTTCTACAGTGTTTATCGATTTGACAGTTGACGATTTTTTTGCGGATGAATTTTCATCCAATTCCAGGACGCAAGTCCGAAGAGCGCGGAAAAACAATGTTGAAATCGAGTATGACTTCACGGGAGCCAGTATTCAAGAATTTCATCGATTGTATAACATTATGGCCAAAAGACAAAATATTAATGATTATTATTTGTTTACGGAGGAATTTTTAACTGATTCTTTTAAAAGATTAAAAGGCAAACAATTTATCATCAGCGCAAAACATGAAGGCAAATACGTGTCAGCTTCACTATTTCTTCACCATGGCGATTACCTGCACTATCATTTAACAGCTAATGATCCAGAGTACTTCCATTTGGCGGCCAACAGTTTGATAGTATACGAAGGGTGCCGCTGGGGAAAAGAAAACGGGAAAAAGGAACTGCATTTGGGCGGCATTTTAGAACATACTTATCGATTCAAAAGAGGTTTTACGAAAAGGGAGACTCTTGAATTTAAAGTTGGGACAAAAGTGAGAAATGAGGAAATTTACAATGTCCTGGTCGACTATAAAAAAAGGGAAAACGAGATAAGAGATATAAGCTATTTTCCGTTATATAGAGGCTGA